One window of the Magnolia sinica isolate HGM2019 chromosome 19, MsV1, whole genome shotgun sequence genome contains the following:
- the LOC131235728 gene encoding cell division cycle protein 48 homolog isoform X1 has product MADPSSSSATDRGQPSSESKGTKRDFSTAILERKKSPNRLVVDEAINDDNSVVSMNPETMDKLQFFRGDTILIKGKKRKDTVCIVLVDDQCEEPKIRMNKVVRANLRVRLGDVVSVHQCPDVKYGKRVHILPIDDTIEGVTGNLFDAYLKREWNFSFHFIPSIVSLLHCCKCSLLDSTAYFLESYRPVRKGDLFLVRGGMRSVEFKVIETDPGEYCVVAPDTEIFCEGEPVKREDEERLNEVGYDDVGGVRKQMAQIRELVELPLRHPQLFKSIGVKPPKGILLYGPPGSGKTLIARAVANETGAFFFLINGPEIMSKLAGESESNLRKAFEEAEKNAPSIIFIDEIDSIAPKREKTHGEVERRIVSQLLTLMDGLKSRAHVIVIGATNRPNSIDPALRRFGRFDREIDIGVPDEVGRLEVLRIHTKNMKLAEDVDLERVAKDTHGYVGADLAALCTEAALQCIREKMDVIDLEDETIDAEVLNSMAVTNEHFQTALGSSNPSALRETVVEVPNVSWEDIGGLDNVKRELQETVQYPVEHPEKFEKFGMSPSKGVLFYGPPGCGKTLLAKAIANECQANFISIKGPELLTMWFGESEANVREIFDKARQSAPCVLFFDELDSIATQRGSSVGDAGGAADRVLNQLLTEMDGMNAKKTVFIIGATNRPDIIDPALLRPGRLDQLIYIPLPDEASRFQIFKSCLRKSPVSKDVDLTALARYTHGFSGADITEICQRACKYAIRENIEKDIERERKRRENPEAMEEDDTDDVSEIKAAHFEESMKFARRSVSDADIRKYQLFAQTLQQSRGFGSEFRFPDRTENVSGTGASDPFSPAAATADDDDLYN; this is encoded by the exons ATGGCGGATCCGAGCTCATCGTCTGCAACTGATCGCGGCCAGCCTTCATCTGAATC GAAAGGTACCAAAAGGGATTTCAGTACTGCAATCTTGGAACGCAAGAAATCTCCCAACCGCCTTGTTGTTGATGAAGCCATCAATGATGACAATTCGGTTGTATCTATGAACCCTGAAACCATGGATAAGCTTCAGTTTTTTAGGGGAGACACCATCCTAATCAAG GGAAAGAAGAGGAAGGACACTGTCTGCATTGTGCTTGTTGACGACCAATGCGAAGAGCCTAAGATCAGAATGAACAAAGTTGTCCGTGCTAATCTCAGGGTACGCCTTGGTGATGTTGTATCCGTGCATCAGTGCCCTGATGTGAAGTATGGGAAGCGTGTTCACATCCTCCCGATTGATGATACCATCGAGGGTGTTACTGGCAACCTCTTTGATGCTTATCTAAAGCGTGAGTGGAATTTCTCTTTTCATTTTATTCCTAGTATTGTTTCTTTGTTACATTGTTGTAAATGTTCTCTGCTTGATTCAACAGCTTACTTCTTGGAGTCTTATCGGCCTGTCAGAAAGGGTGACCTTTTCCTTGTGAGGGGAGGCATGCGCAGTGTTGAATTTAAAGTTATTGAGACAGACCCTGGTGAGTATTGTGTAGTCGCACCGGATACAGAGATTTTCTGTGAAGGAGAGCCTGTCAAACGTGAGGATGAAGAGAGATTAAATGAAGTTGGTTATGATGATGTTGGTGGTGTGAGGAAGCAAATGGCTCAAATTCGTGAGTTGGTGGAACTTCCTCTGAGGCACCCACAGTTGTTCAAGTCCATCGGTGTTAAGCCCCCCAAGGGCATCTTGCTCTATGGGCCACCTGGATCTGGGAAAACTTTGATTGCTAGGGCTGTAGCTAATGAGACTggtgcattcttctttttgattaATGGACCTGAAATAATGTCAAAGTTGGCTGGAGAAAGTGAAAGCAACTTGAGGAAGGCTTTTGAGGAGGCTGAAAAGAACGCGCCTTCTATCATATTTATTGATGAGATAGATTCTATTGCACCAAAGAGAGAAAAGACACATGGTGAAGTGGAGAGGCGTATTGTATCCCAACTTCTGACTTTAATGGACGGTCTTAAGTCCCGTGCTCATGTGATTGTCATTGGGGCAACCAATAGGCCAAACAGCATTGACCCTGCCTTGAGGAGATTTGGAAGGTTTGATCGTGAGATCGACATTGGTGTTCCGGATGAGGTTGGAAGGTTGGAGGTCCTTCGGATCCACACGAAGAATATGAAGCTTGCAGAGGAT GTTGATCTAGAGAGAGTGGCAAAAGATACACATGGTTATGTAGGTGCAGATCTTGCTGCTCTTTGCACAGAGGCTGCTCTTCAGTGCATTAGAGAGAAGATGGATGTTATTGACTTAGAAGATGAGACAATTGATGCTGAGGTTCTTAATTCAATGGCTGTGACAAATGAACACTTCCAAACTGCATTGGGTTCTTCGAACCCGTCAGCATTGCGTGAAACA GTTGTGGAGGTGCCTAATGTCTCATGGGAGGACATTGGCGGGTTGGACAATGTCAAAAGGGAACTTCAGGAG ACTGTGCAATACCCGGTCGAGCATCCTGAGAAGTTTGAGAAGTTTGGCATGTCTCCATCTAAAGGTGTCCTTTTCTATGGGCCTCCGGGCTGCGGTAAGACCCTCCTTGCAAAGGCCATTGCAAATGAGTGCCAGGCTAACTTCATAAGCATCAAGGGACCTGAGCTGCTGACTATGTGGTTTGGAGAGAGTGAGGCTAATGTGAGGGAGATATTCGATAAAGCTCGCCAATCAGCTCCATGCGTGCTTTTCTTTGATGAGCTTGATTCAATTGCAACCCAG CGTGGAAGTTCTGTTGGAGATGCCGGTGGTGCTGCTGATAGAGTTCTTAATCAGCTTCTGACAGAAATGGATGGGATGAATGCGAAGAAAACAGTTTTCATTATCGGTGCAACAAACAGGCCTGACATCATCGACCCGGCTCTGCTTAGGCCAGGTCGTTTGGATCAGTTGATATACATACCCCTACCAGATGAGGCCTCCCGTTTTCAAATCTTCAAATCTTGCCTGCGGAAGTCCCCTGTCTCAAAGGATGTTGACCTTACAGCTCTGGCCCGATATACACATGGTTTTAGTGGGGCAGATATTACTGAGATCTGTCAGCGTGCTTGCAAATATGCAATCAGAGAAAATATAGAGAAG GACATTGAGAGGGAGcgaaagaggagagagaatcCAGAAGCAATGGAGGAAGATGACACCGATGATGTCTCTGAGATAAAGGCTGCACATTTTGAAGAGTCGATGAAGTTTGCTCGTCGGAGTGTGAGCGATGCTGATATCCGCAAGTATCAGCTCTTTGCACAGACTCTGCAGCAGTCCCGTGGGTTCGGGTCCGAATTCCGCTTTCCGGACCGTACAGAGAATGTTTCTGGCACTGGGGCCTCTGATCCCTTCTCTCCGGCTGCAGCCACTGCGGATGACGATGATCTTTATAACTAA
- the LOC131235728 gene encoding cell division cycle protein 48 homolog isoform X3: protein MNKVVRANLRVRLGDVVSVHQCPDVKYGKRVHILPIDDTIEGVTGNLFDAYLKPYFLESYRPVRKGDLFLVRGGMRSVEFKVIETDPGEYCVVAPDTEIFCEGEPVKREDEERLNEVGYDDVGGVRKQMAQIRELVELPLRHPQLFKSIGVKPPKGILLYGPPGSGKTLIARAVANETGAFFFLINGPEIMSKLAGESESNLRKAFEEAEKNAPSIIFIDEIDSIAPKREKTHGEVERRIVSQLLTLMDGLKSRAHVIVIGATNRPNSIDPALRRFGRFDREIDIGVPDEVGRLEVLRIHTKNMKLAEDVDLERVAKDTHGYVGADLAALCTEAALQCIREKMDVIDLEDETIDAEVLNSMAVTNEHFQTALGSSNPSALRETVVEVPNVSWEDIGGLDNVKRELQETVQYPVEHPEKFEKFGMSPSKGVLFYGPPGCGKTLLAKAIANECQANFISIKGPELLTMWFGESEANVREIFDKARQSAPCVLFFDELDSIATQRGSSVGDAGGAADRVLNQLLTEMDGMNAKKTVFIIGATNRPDIIDPALLRPGRLDQLIYIPLPDEASRFQIFKSCLRKSPVSKDVDLTALARYTHGFSGADITEICQRACKYAIRENIEKDIERERKRRENPEAMEEDDTDDVSEIKAAHFEESMKFARRSVSDADIRKYQLFAQTLQQSRGFGSEFRFPDRTENVSGTGASDPFSPAAATADDDDLYN from the exons ATGAACAAAGTTGTCCGTGCTAATCTCAGGGTACGCCTTGGTGATGTTGTATCCGTGCATCAGTGCCCTGATGTGAAGTATGGGAAGCGTGTTCACATCCTCCCGATTGATGATACCATCGAGGGTGTTACTGGCAACCTCTTTGATGCTTATCTAAAGC CTTACTTCTTGGAGTCTTATCGGCCTGTCAGAAAGGGTGACCTTTTCCTTGTGAGGGGAGGCATGCGCAGTGTTGAATTTAAAGTTATTGAGACAGACCCTGGTGAGTATTGTGTAGTCGCACCGGATACAGAGATTTTCTGTGAAGGAGAGCCTGTCAAACGTGAGGATGAAGAGAGATTAAATGAAGTTGGTTATGATGATGTTGGTGGTGTGAGGAAGCAAATGGCTCAAATTCGTGAGTTGGTGGAACTTCCTCTGAGGCACCCACAGTTGTTCAAGTCCATCGGTGTTAAGCCCCCCAAGGGCATCTTGCTCTATGGGCCACCTGGATCTGGGAAAACTTTGATTGCTAGGGCTGTAGCTAATGAGACTggtgcattcttctttttgattaATGGACCTGAAATAATGTCAAAGTTGGCTGGAGAAAGTGAAAGCAACTTGAGGAAGGCTTTTGAGGAGGCTGAAAAGAACGCGCCTTCTATCATATTTATTGATGAGATAGATTCTATTGCACCAAAGAGAGAAAAGACACATGGTGAAGTGGAGAGGCGTATTGTATCCCAACTTCTGACTTTAATGGACGGTCTTAAGTCCCGTGCTCATGTGATTGTCATTGGGGCAACCAATAGGCCAAACAGCATTGACCCTGCCTTGAGGAGATTTGGAAGGTTTGATCGTGAGATCGACATTGGTGTTCCGGATGAGGTTGGAAGGTTGGAGGTCCTTCGGATCCACACGAAGAATATGAAGCTTGCAGAGGAT GTTGATCTAGAGAGAGTGGCAAAAGATACACATGGTTATGTAGGTGCAGATCTTGCTGCTCTTTGCACAGAGGCTGCTCTTCAGTGCATTAGAGAGAAGATGGATGTTATTGACTTAGAAGATGAGACAATTGATGCTGAGGTTCTTAATTCAATGGCTGTGACAAATGAACACTTCCAAACTGCATTGGGTTCTTCGAACCCGTCAGCATTGCGTGAAACA GTTGTGGAGGTGCCTAATGTCTCATGGGAGGACATTGGCGGGTTGGACAATGTCAAAAGGGAACTTCAGGAG ACTGTGCAATACCCGGTCGAGCATCCTGAGAAGTTTGAGAAGTTTGGCATGTCTCCATCTAAAGGTGTCCTTTTCTATGGGCCTCCGGGCTGCGGTAAGACCCTCCTTGCAAAGGCCATTGCAAATGAGTGCCAGGCTAACTTCATAAGCATCAAGGGACCTGAGCTGCTGACTATGTGGTTTGGAGAGAGTGAGGCTAATGTGAGGGAGATATTCGATAAAGCTCGCCAATCAGCTCCATGCGTGCTTTTCTTTGATGAGCTTGATTCAATTGCAACCCAG CGTGGAAGTTCTGTTGGAGATGCCGGTGGTGCTGCTGATAGAGTTCTTAATCAGCTTCTGACAGAAATGGATGGGATGAATGCGAAGAAAACAGTTTTCATTATCGGTGCAACAAACAGGCCTGACATCATCGACCCGGCTCTGCTTAGGCCAGGTCGTTTGGATCAGTTGATATACATACCCCTACCAGATGAGGCCTCCCGTTTTCAAATCTTCAAATCTTGCCTGCGGAAGTCCCCTGTCTCAAAGGATGTTGACCTTACAGCTCTGGCCCGATATACACATGGTTTTAGTGGGGCAGATATTACTGAGATCTGTCAGCGTGCTTGCAAATATGCAATCAGAGAAAATATAGAGAAG GACATTGAGAGGGAGcgaaagaggagagagaatcCAGAAGCAATGGAGGAAGATGACACCGATGATGTCTCTGAGATAAAGGCTGCACATTTTGAAGAGTCGATGAAGTTTGCTCGTCGGAGTGTGAGCGATGCTGATATCCGCAAGTATCAGCTCTTTGCACAGACTCTGCAGCAGTCCCGTGGGTTCGGGTCCGAATTCCGCTTTCCGGACCGTACAGAGAATGTTTCTGGCACTGGGGCCTCTGATCCCTTCTCTCCGGCTGCAGCCACTGCGGATGACGATGATCTTTATAACTAA
- the LOC131235728 gene encoding cell division cycle protein 48 homolog isoform X2 has product MADPSSSSATDRGQPSSESKGTKRDFSTAILERKKSPNRLVVDEAINDDNSVVSMNPETMDKLQFFRGDTILIKGKKRKDTVCIVLVDDQCEEPKIRMNKVVRANLRVRLGDVVSVHQCPDVKYGKRVHILPIDDTIEGVTGNLFDAYLKPYFLESYRPVRKGDLFLVRGGMRSVEFKVIETDPGEYCVVAPDTEIFCEGEPVKREDEERLNEVGYDDVGGVRKQMAQIRELVELPLRHPQLFKSIGVKPPKGILLYGPPGSGKTLIARAVANETGAFFFLINGPEIMSKLAGESESNLRKAFEEAEKNAPSIIFIDEIDSIAPKREKTHGEVERRIVSQLLTLMDGLKSRAHVIVIGATNRPNSIDPALRRFGRFDREIDIGVPDEVGRLEVLRIHTKNMKLAEDVDLERVAKDTHGYVGADLAALCTEAALQCIREKMDVIDLEDETIDAEVLNSMAVTNEHFQTALGSSNPSALRETVVEVPNVSWEDIGGLDNVKRELQETVQYPVEHPEKFEKFGMSPSKGVLFYGPPGCGKTLLAKAIANECQANFISIKGPELLTMWFGESEANVREIFDKARQSAPCVLFFDELDSIATQRGSSVGDAGGAADRVLNQLLTEMDGMNAKKTVFIIGATNRPDIIDPALLRPGRLDQLIYIPLPDEASRFQIFKSCLRKSPVSKDVDLTALARYTHGFSGADITEICQRACKYAIRENIEKDIERERKRRENPEAMEEDDTDDVSEIKAAHFEESMKFARRSVSDADIRKYQLFAQTLQQSRGFGSEFRFPDRTENVSGTGASDPFSPAAATADDDDLYN; this is encoded by the exons ATGGCGGATCCGAGCTCATCGTCTGCAACTGATCGCGGCCAGCCTTCATCTGAATC GAAAGGTACCAAAAGGGATTTCAGTACTGCAATCTTGGAACGCAAGAAATCTCCCAACCGCCTTGTTGTTGATGAAGCCATCAATGATGACAATTCGGTTGTATCTATGAACCCTGAAACCATGGATAAGCTTCAGTTTTTTAGGGGAGACACCATCCTAATCAAG GGAAAGAAGAGGAAGGACACTGTCTGCATTGTGCTTGTTGACGACCAATGCGAAGAGCCTAAGATCAGAATGAACAAAGTTGTCCGTGCTAATCTCAGGGTACGCCTTGGTGATGTTGTATCCGTGCATCAGTGCCCTGATGTGAAGTATGGGAAGCGTGTTCACATCCTCCCGATTGATGATACCATCGAGGGTGTTACTGGCAACCTCTTTGATGCTTATCTAAAGC CTTACTTCTTGGAGTCTTATCGGCCTGTCAGAAAGGGTGACCTTTTCCTTGTGAGGGGAGGCATGCGCAGTGTTGAATTTAAAGTTATTGAGACAGACCCTGGTGAGTATTGTGTAGTCGCACCGGATACAGAGATTTTCTGTGAAGGAGAGCCTGTCAAACGTGAGGATGAAGAGAGATTAAATGAAGTTGGTTATGATGATGTTGGTGGTGTGAGGAAGCAAATGGCTCAAATTCGTGAGTTGGTGGAACTTCCTCTGAGGCACCCACAGTTGTTCAAGTCCATCGGTGTTAAGCCCCCCAAGGGCATCTTGCTCTATGGGCCACCTGGATCTGGGAAAACTTTGATTGCTAGGGCTGTAGCTAATGAGACTggtgcattcttctttttgattaATGGACCTGAAATAATGTCAAAGTTGGCTGGAGAAAGTGAAAGCAACTTGAGGAAGGCTTTTGAGGAGGCTGAAAAGAACGCGCCTTCTATCATATTTATTGATGAGATAGATTCTATTGCACCAAAGAGAGAAAAGACACATGGTGAAGTGGAGAGGCGTATTGTATCCCAACTTCTGACTTTAATGGACGGTCTTAAGTCCCGTGCTCATGTGATTGTCATTGGGGCAACCAATAGGCCAAACAGCATTGACCCTGCCTTGAGGAGATTTGGAAGGTTTGATCGTGAGATCGACATTGGTGTTCCGGATGAGGTTGGAAGGTTGGAGGTCCTTCGGATCCACACGAAGAATATGAAGCTTGCAGAGGAT GTTGATCTAGAGAGAGTGGCAAAAGATACACATGGTTATGTAGGTGCAGATCTTGCTGCTCTTTGCACAGAGGCTGCTCTTCAGTGCATTAGAGAGAAGATGGATGTTATTGACTTAGAAGATGAGACAATTGATGCTGAGGTTCTTAATTCAATGGCTGTGACAAATGAACACTTCCAAACTGCATTGGGTTCTTCGAACCCGTCAGCATTGCGTGAAACA GTTGTGGAGGTGCCTAATGTCTCATGGGAGGACATTGGCGGGTTGGACAATGTCAAAAGGGAACTTCAGGAG ACTGTGCAATACCCGGTCGAGCATCCTGAGAAGTTTGAGAAGTTTGGCATGTCTCCATCTAAAGGTGTCCTTTTCTATGGGCCTCCGGGCTGCGGTAAGACCCTCCTTGCAAAGGCCATTGCAAATGAGTGCCAGGCTAACTTCATAAGCATCAAGGGACCTGAGCTGCTGACTATGTGGTTTGGAGAGAGTGAGGCTAATGTGAGGGAGATATTCGATAAAGCTCGCCAATCAGCTCCATGCGTGCTTTTCTTTGATGAGCTTGATTCAATTGCAACCCAG CGTGGAAGTTCTGTTGGAGATGCCGGTGGTGCTGCTGATAGAGTTCTTAATCAGCTTCTGACAGAAATGGATGGGATGAATGCGAAGAAAACAGTTTTCATTATCGGTGCAACAAACAGGCCTGACATCATCGACCCGGCTCTGCTTAGGCCAGGTCGTTTGGATCAGTTGATATACATACCCCTACCAGATGAGGCCTCCCGTTTTCAAATCTTCAAATCTTGCCTGCGGAAGTCCCCTGTCTCAAAGGATGTTGACCTTACAGCTCTGGCCCGATATACACATGGTTTTAGTGGGGCAGATATTACTGAGATCTGTCAGCGTGCTTGCAAATATGCAATCAGAGAAAATATAGAGAAG GACATTGAGAGGGAGcgaaagaggagagagaatcCAGAAGCAATGGAGGAAGATGACACCGATGATGTCTCTGAGATAAAGGCTGCACATTTTGAAGAGTCGATGAAGTTTGCTCGTCGGAGTGTGAGCGATGCTGATATCCGCAAGTATCAGCTCTTTGCACAGACTCTGCAGCAGTCCCGTGGGTTCGGGTCCGAATTCCGCTTTCCGGACCGTACAGAGAATGTTTCTGGCACTGGGGCCTCTGATCCCTTCTCTCCGGCTGCAGCCACTGCGGATGACGATGATCTTTATAACTAA